The Sphingomonas sp. genome contains a region encoding:
- a CDS encoding serine hydrolase domain-containing protein — MKKPLIALLAMFLVAATQVAPPPIAPPPRPAADVATAPVVPSQTPQLTAADVGAWLDGYMPASLKAGKIAGAQVAIVKDGAVLFEKGYGYADVAAKTPMDPRRSLMRIGSTSKLLTWTAVMQLVEAGRIDLNADVNRYLDFRITPPGRAVTINDLMQHRGGFEEGLKDLLASDPKLLKTTERYLKENTRPFLFEPGEAPAYSNYGVALAGYIVQRVSGESFEAYVARHITGPLGMARTTFAQPLPPALAPLAAKGYATSDGPPQPYELVGTAPAGSVATTADDMARFMLMQLGEGSYGGATILKPATIAFLHRPSTPPAPGFDTMAHGFFWMMRNGTPVIGHGGDTIVFHTDLNLLPDKKVGIFVSFSSRGENDAVYGVRERLFDLFMDRYFPVPLPPMQPAIASAARDAQALAGHYESTRRVETGFISLFYLLQQDQVRAEPDGTIQLSSIEGKRFREISPGLWRELDGTRLLRVTELGGRRAIVDSQNPVGVLQAVPLSRNATVFQSVLGLSLLVLVVTILVWPVGWWVRRRFRAPPAAAGRVVWTRRLVRIGAIADLAYLGGWYAILSPILGQHVDAYNATLDAPIRLLQVAAIVPVTAAGLGLWNLAEMFRAPFGWAMRLRAALAAMALLGILWVASVAHLIGWSLNY; from the coding sequence ATGAAGAAGCCCCTGATAGCGCTGCTCGCGATGTTCCTCGTCGCTGCCACGCAGGTTGCGCCGCCGCCCATCGCACCCCCCCCGCGCCCGGCGGCCGACGTCGCAACGGCGCCTGTCGTCCCGTCGCAGACGCCGCAGCTCACCGCGGCGGACGTCGGCGCCTGGCTCGACGGCTACATGCCTGCCTCGCTCAAGGCGGGCAAGATCGCGGGCGCGCAGGTGGCCATCGTCAAGGACGGCGCGGTGCTGTTCGAAAAAGGCTATGGTTATGCGGACGTAGCGGCGAAGACGCCGATGGATCCGCGGCGATCGCTGATGCGCATAGGCTCGACCTCGAAGCTGCTGACCTGGACCGCGGTGATGCAGCTGGTCGAGGCGGGCAGGATCGACCTGAACGCCGATGTGAACCGCTATCTCGATTTCCGCATCACCCCGCCGGGGCGCGCGGTGACGATCAACGACCTGATGCAGCATCGCGGTGGTTTCGAGGAGGGGTTGAAGGATCTGCTGGCGAGCGACCCCAAGCTGCTCAAGACCACCGAGCGCTATCTGAAAGAAAATACGCGCCCCTTCCTCTTCGAGCCCGGCGAGGCGCCGGCCTATTCCAATTACGGCGTGGCGCTCGCCGGCTATATCGTCCAGCGGGTCTCGGGCGAATCGTTCGAGGCTTATGTCGCGCGCCACATCACCGGCCCGCTGGGCATGGCGCGTACCACCTTCGCGCAGCCGCTCCCGCCGGCGCTCGCCCCGCTGGCGGCCAAGGGCTATGCGACAAGCGACGGACCGCCGCAGCCCTATGAGCTGGTCGGCACCGCGCCGGCGGGCAGCGTGGCAACCACCGCCGACGACATGGCGCGCTTCATGCTGATGCAACTTGGCGAGGGCAGCTACGGCGGGGCAACCATCCTGAAGCCCGCCACCATCGCGTTCCTGCACCGTCCCTCCACGCCGCCGGCGCCCGGTTTCGATACCATGGCGCATGGCTTCTTCTGGATGATGCGCAACGGTACGCCGGTGATCGGGCATGGCGGCGATACCATCGTGTTCCACACCGATCTCAACCTGCTGCCGGACAAGAAGGTCGGCATCTTCGTCAGCTTCAGCAGCCGCGGCGAAAACGACGCGGTGTACGGCGTTCGCGAGCGGCTGTTCGACCTGTTCATGGACCGCTATTTCCCCGTGCCGCTCCCGCCGATGCAGCCTGCGATTGCCAGCGCCGCACGGGACGCGCAGGCGCTCGCCGGACATTATGAGAGCACGCGGCGGGTGGAGACGGGGTTCATCAGCCTGTTCTACCTGCTCCAGCAGGACCAGGTGCGCGCCGAACCCGACGGCACGATCCAGCTGTCGTCGATCGAGGGCAAGCGCTTCCGCGAGATATCGCCGGGCCTGTGGCGTGAGCTGGACGGAACCCGGCTGCTCCGCGTCACCGAACTGGGCGGCCGCCGCGCGATCGTCGACAGCCAGAACCCGGTAGGTGTGCTGCAGGCGGTTCCCCTCTCCCGCAATGCGACCGTCTTCCAGTCTGTCCTCGGTCTGTCGCTGCTGGTGCTGGTAGTCACCATACTGGTCTGGCCGGTGGGGTGGTGGGTCCGTCGCCGCTTCCGGGCCCCCCCGGCGGCGGCGGGGCGGGTCGTGTGGACGCGGCGGCTGGTACGGATCGGCGCGATCGCCGATCTGGCCTATCTGGGGGGCTGGTATGCCATTCTTTCACCCATCCTCGGCCAGCATGTCGATGCGTACAATGCCACGCTCGACGCGCCGATCCGCCTGCTGCAGGTCGCGGCGATCGTGCCCGTCACGGCGGCGGGCCTGGGGTTGTGGAACCTCGCCGAGATGTTCCGTGCCCCGTTCGGCTGGGCCATGCGGCTACGCGCCGCATTGGCGGCGATGGCGCTGCTGGGCATCCTGTGGGTCGCGTCCGTGGCGCATCTCATCGGCTGGAGCCTGAACTATTGA
- a CDS encoding DNA gyrase inhibitor YacG, which yields MPRDACPICGKPTAQDFKPFCSRGCKDRDLLQWLGEGYRVPGERAQTNLQSGLDSHEFPD from the coding sequence ATGCCCCGCGACGCCTGCCCGATCTGCGGCAAGCCCACCGCCCAGGACTTCAAGCCCTTCTGCAGCCGCGGCTGCAAGGATCGCGACCTGCTGCAATGGCTGGGCGAGGGCTATCGCGTGCCCGGTGAGCGGGCGCAAACAAATCTGCAATCGGGACTGGACAGCCACGAATTCCCCGACTAA
- a CDS encoding ribonuclease: MAEWLYEAGIGENRAALVARGTIWQARIELAGTRPQVGAICAARLADKSTGKVTLDQGGEALCDPFPKGITQGAALRVKIVREAIPEPGRAKLPKAVPAPPEAPLGDGPDLLARITASDHPVRPLRPHEADALEAAGWSELLDEAYSGEIAFPGGALRMSPTPAMTLFDVDGAGPLEPLSIAAAHAVARAIERFGIGGSIGIDFPTLSSKGARNAVAEAIDAALPQPFERTAVNGFGFLQIVRRRTRPSLPELLHADPVGAATRAELRRLERLPPPVPGTHMVDARIARRLAREPDWTDSLARRMGGTVQFVTPKE; encoded by the coding sequence TTGGCTGAGTGGCTGTACGAGGCGGGGATCGGCGAGAACCGTGCCGCCCTCGTCGCGCGCGGTACCATCTGGCAGGCGCGGATCGAGCTGGCGGGCACGCGCCCCCAGGTCGGCGCGATCTGCGCGGCACGGCTCGCCGACAAGTCCACCGGCAAGGTGACGCTCGATCAGGGCGGCGAGGCGCTGTGCGACCCGTTCCCCAAGGGCATCACGCAAGGCGCGGCGCTGCGCGTGAAGATCGTCCGCGAGGCGATCCCCGAACCCGGCCGCGCCAAGCTCCCCAAGGCCGTCCCCGCACCCCCTGAGGCGCCACTGGGCGACGGCCCCGACCTGCTCGCCCGCATCACCGCCAGCGACCATCCGGTGCGCCCGCTGCGCCCCCATGAGGCTGACGCGTTGGAAGCGGCCGGCTGGTCCGAGCTGCTCGACGAAGCCTATAGCGGCGAGATCGCTTTCCCCGGCGGCGCGCTGCGTATGTCCCCTACTCCGGCTATGACGCTGTTCGACGTCGACGGCGCCGGCCCGCTCGAGCCGCTGTCCATCGCTGCCGCGCACGCCGTCGCCCGCGCGATCGAGCGCTTCGGCATCGGCGGATCGATCGGCATCGACTTTCCCACGCTGAGCAGCAAGGGCGCGCGCAACGCGGTCGCCGAGGCAATCGACGCAGCACTCCCCCAGCCCTTCGAGCGCACCGCGGTCAACGGCTTCGGCTTCCTCCAGATCGTCCGCCGCCGCACCCGCCCTTCGCTGCCCGAGCTGCTTCACGCCGATCCGGTCGGCGCCGCCACCCGCGCCGAGCTTCGCCGGCTCGAACGCCTTCCCCCGCCGGTCCCGGGCACCCATATGGTGGATGCCCGAATCGCCCGCCGCCTGGCGCGCGAGCCCGACTGGACCGACAGCCTCGCCCGGCGCATGGGCGGCACGGTCCAGTTCGTGACCCCCAAGGAGTGA
- a CDS encoding nucleoside triphosphate pyrophosphatase — MRLVLASTSPRRLDLLTRIGAAPDRVAAPDVDEDVRPGELPRPYVLRVATAKAHAVDRAEDEIVLAGDTSIAVGRRILGKPEDEADLRRMLALLSGRRHHCLSALCVIGPDGKARTRVSDTVVAFKRLSDADIDWYVASGEGMGKAGGYAIQGKAEAFVRFLSGSHSGVVGLPVFEARALLAGAGYPLG, encoded by the coding sequence ATGCGGCTCGTGCTCGCTTCCACTTCGCCGCGACGGCTCGATCTGCTCACCCGGATCGGCGCCGCGCCCGATCGCGTCGCTGCGCCCGATGTGGACGAGGATGTCCGCCCCGGCGAGCTGCCGCGACCCTATGTGCTGCGCGTCGCCACCGCCAAGGCGCATGCGGTCGACCGTGCCGAGGACGAGATCGTCCTTGCCGGCGACACCAGCATCGCCGTCGGCCGCCGCATCCTCGGCAAGCCCGAAGACGAGGCCGATCTGCGCCGCATGCTGGCGCTGCTTTCCGGCCGCCGCCACCATTGCCTCTCGGCACTCTGCGTGATCGGCCCCGACGGCAAGGCCCGCACCCGCGTCTCCGACACCGTGGTTGCTTTCAAGCGCCTCAGCGACGCGGATATCGATTGGTACGTCGCCAGCGGCGAAGGCATGGGCAAGGCGGGCGGCTATGCCATCCAGGGCAAGGCCGAGGCGTTCGTGCGCTTCCTCTCGGGTAGCCATTCGGGCGTGGTCGGCCTGCCGGTGTTCGAAGCCCGCGCGCTGCTCGCCGGCGCCGGCTATCCCCTTGGCTGA
- the infA gene encoding translation initiation factor IF-1 — protein sequence MAKEELLEMRGQVVELLPNAMFRVRLENDHEILGHTAGKMRKNRIRVLVGDEVLVELTPYDLTKGRITYRFK from the coding sequence TTGGCCAAAGAAGAACTGCTTGAAATGCGTGGACAGGTTGTGGAGCTTCTCCCCAACGCCATGTTCCGCGTCCGGCTTGAGAACGACCATGAGATTCTCGGCCACACCGCCGGCAAGATGCGCAAGAACCGCATCCGCGTGCTGGTCGGCGACGAGGTGCTCGTCGAGCTGACCCCGTACGACCTGACCAAGGGCCGCATCACCTACCGCTTCAAGTAA
- a CDS encoding sodium-translocating pyrophosphatase, which produces MTIVYFAIVCGLIAVAYGFITSQQVLRAPAGNAKMQDIAAAIQEGAKAYLTRQYTAIAVVGVVVGVVLFLTLGIIPTVGFLIGAILSGVAGFVGMNISVRANVRTAEAARGSLQGGLTLAFRSGAITGMLVAGLGLLSIAVLFWYLVEVAHHAPGDRIVVLTLSTLAFGASLISIFARLGGGIFTKAADVGADLVGKVEAGIPEDDPRNPAVIADNVGDNVGDCAGMAADLFETYVVTLGLTMVTIALLLRGVDAALLTRLMALPLLVGGVCIITSILGTYMVRLGINQSIMGALYKGFWTTVILSVPAIYGVTHYVLGGRMQDSIASLGDPSALLDGSTLSADAVAATAAMPTVTGMGLFWCMMIGLAVTGLLVWITEYYTGTNFRPVKSIAKASVTGHGTNVIQGLAISLESTALPTLVIVVAVIATYQIAGILGVAFAATSLLALAGMVVALDAYGPVTDNAGGIAEMAGLEDEVRHKTDALDAVGNTTKAVTKGYAIGSAALAALVLFGAYTTDLDHYRDALGLTGPVNFSLSNPYIIVGLLLGALLPYLFGAFGMTAVGRAAGSVVEDVRAQFRDNPGIMAGTSRPNYARTVDIVTKAAIREMIVPSLLPVLSPIIVYFLIAAVAGKEQGFATVGAMLLGVIVSGLFVAISMTSGGGAWDNAKKYIEDGNYGGKGSDAHKAAVTGDTVGDPYKDTAGPAVNPMIKITNIVALLLLAALAGGGTH; this is translated from the coding sequence ATGACGATCGTCTATTTCGCCATCGTTTGCGGCCTGATCGCCGTGGCCTATGGCTTCATCACCAGCCAGCAGGTGCTGCGTGCACCCGCCGGCAATGCCAAGATGCAGGATATCGCCGCCGCGATCCAGGAAGGCGCCAAGGCCTATCTAACGCGGCAATATACCGCCATTGCCGTGGTCGGCGTCGTGGTGGGTGTCGTACTGTTCCTCACGCTGGGGATCATCCCCACCGTCGGCTTCCTCATCGGCGCGATCCTGTCCGGCGTCGCGGGCTTTGTCGGCATGAACATCTCGGTCCGCGCCAATGTGCGCACGGCCGAGGCGGCGCGCGGTAGCCTGCAGGGCGGGCTCACCCTCGCCTTCCGCTCGGGCGCGATCACCGGCATGCTGGTGGCGGGCCTCGGCCTGCTCTCGATCGCGGTGCTGTTCTGGTATCTGGTGGAGGTGGCGCACCACGCGCCGGGCGATCGCATCGTTGTGCTCACCCTTTCCACGCTGGCCTTCGGTGCTTCGCTGATCTCGATCTTCGCGCGCCTCGGCGGCGGCATCTTCACCAAGGCCGCCGATGTGGGTGCCGACCTTGTCGGCAAGGTCGAGGCCGGCATTCCCGAGGACGACCCTCGCAATCCCGCGGTCATCGCCGATAACGTCGGCGACAATGTCGGCGATTGCGCCGGCATGGCCGCCGATCTCTTCGAAACCTATGTCGTCACGCTCGGCCTCACCATGGTCACCATTGCGCTGCTGCTGCGCGGCGTCGATGCGGCGCTGCTCACCCGGCTGATGGCGCTGCCGCTGCTCGTCGGCGGCGTGTGCATCATCACCTCGATCCTCGGCACGTACATGGTCCGCCTCGGCATCAACCAGTCGATCATGGGCGCGCTCTATAAAGGTTTCTGGACCACGGTGATCCTGTCGGTGCCCGCCATCTACGGCGTCACCCATTATGTGCTCGGCGGCCGGATGCAGGATTCGATCGCCTCGCTCGGCGATCCCAGCGCGCTGCTCGACGGCAGCACGCTTTCGGCCGATGCAGTTGCGGCGACGGCGGCGATGCCGACTGTCACCGGCATGGGGCTGTTCTGGTGCATGATGATCGGCCTGGCGGTGACCGGGCTGCTGGTGTGGATCACCGAATATTACACCGGCACCAATTTCCGCCCGGTGAAGTCGATCGCCAAGGCCTCGGTGACCGGCCACGGCACCAACGTCATCCAGGGCCTCGCGATCAGCCTCGAATCGACCGCGCTGCCGACGCTGGTGATCGTCGTCGCGGTGATCGCGACCTATCAGATCGCGGGTATCCTCGGCGTGGCGTTCGCCGCCACCTCGCTGCTGGCGCTGGCCGGGATGGTGGTCGCGCTCGACGCCTATGGTCCGGTGACCGACAATGCCGGCGGCATCGCCGAGATGGCCGGCCTCGAAGACGAGGTCCGCCACAAGACCGATGCGCTCGACGCGGTGGGCAACACCACCAAGGCGGTGACCAAGGGCTATGCGATCGGCTCGGCGGCGCTGGCGGCGCTGGTGCTGTTCGGCGCCTACACCACCGATCTCGACCATTATCGCGACGCGCTGGGGCTTACCGGACCGGTCAACTTTTCGCTCTCCAACCCGTATATCATCGTCGGGCTGCTGCTTGGCGCGCTGCTCCCCTATCTGTTCGGTGCGTTCGGCATGACCGCGGTCGGCCGCGCGGCGGGATCGGTGGTGGAGGATGTCCGCGCGCAGTTCCGCGACAATCCGGGCATCATGGCGGGCACCAGCCGGCCCAATTATGCCCGCACGGTCGACATCGTCACCAAGGCAGCGATCCGCGAGATGATCGTGCCCTCGCTGCTACCGGTGCTGAGCCCGATTATTGTCTATTTCCTGATCGCCGCGGTGGCGGGCAAGGAACAGGGCTTTGCGACCGTCGGCGCGATGCTGCTCGGTGTGATCGTCTCCGGCCTGTTCGTCGCCATCTCGATGACCAGCGGCGGCGGCGCCTGGGACAATGCGAAAAAGTACATCGAGGACGGCAATTACGGCGGCAAGGGCAGCGATGCCCACAAGGCTGCGGTGACCGGCGACACGGTCGGCGATCCGTACAAGGATACCGCCGGACCGGCCGTGAACCCGATGATCAAGATCACCAACATCGTCGCGCTGTTGTTGCTGGCCGCGCTGGCAGGCGGCGGCACGCACTGA
- a CDS encoding DUF1440 domain-containing protein: MASNPRPLIGLLAGVTAGLVASAAMAAFQNQAGKLIPKEDQSDGDPATVKAADMVVEATTGEKVPEKYREASGQAVHYIVGGVLGGIYGLITEYRSEAASGFGGAYGVVTSALLDEGAVPALGLGSGPSETPASIHAYGAASHLVYGVVLEGVRRIIAGAR, translated from the coding sequence ATGGCATCGAACCCCCGTCCCTTGATCGGTCTGCTCGCGGGCGTGACCGCCGGCCTGGTCGCCTCGGCCGCAATGGCCGCCTTCCAAAACCAGGCGGGCAAGCTGATTCCCAAGGAAGACCAGAGCGACGGCGATCCGGCGACGGTGAAGGCTGCCGACATGGTGGTCGAAGCAACCACGGGCGAAAAGGTACCTGAAAAGTATCGCGAAGCCTCGGGCCAGGCGGTGCACTACATTGTCGGTGGCGTGCTGGGTGGCATCTACGGGCTGATCACCGAATATCGTTCGGAAGCGGCGTCGGGCTTTGGCGGCGCGTACGGCGTGGTGACCTCCGCACTGCTGGACGAGGGGGCGGTGCCGGCACTTGGGCTCGGCAGCGGGCCGAGCGAGACGCCGGCCTCGATCCACGCGTACGGCGCCGCATCGCACCTGGTCTACGGCGTGGTGCTGGAAGGTGTGCGGCGGATCATCGCCGGCGCGCGGTAA